The nucleotide sequence GGTTTCCGAAAATAATGCTCAGTCTTCTTGTTGGAAATTCAGCAGCGGCTGGTCATTACCGCTGCTGAAAGGAATATTATTGCGGCATCGGGTAAACCTGATAAGCCTGTGCTTGCTGCTCCCAAAGGGCTGCCAACTCTTCTACCTTTTCAGGGTGTTTCGCTGCCAGATTATGCATTTCTGTTTGGTCTTCAGCCAGATTGTACAGTTCCCAATCTGATTTTTTGTCTAACATTACCAGCTTCCAGTCGCCCTGTCTGATGGCCTTGCTGCCAAAATGCTCCCAGAACAAGGTATTTCGCTGCACTTCGCCTGTACCTTTGATCGCAGGTACAAGGCTTGTCCCTACTGTTGGCGTAATGTTATGCCCATTTAATTGCGTTGGGTATGCTGTCCCTGCCAGCTCCACAAATGTTGCCATCAAGTCTGCTACATGGCCAGTCTGTTTTTCAAATCCGCCCTGCTTTGTGATTCCCTTTGGCCAGTGCATAATCATAGGGGTACGAATCCCACCTTCGAAAACTTTGGATTTGTAATAACGGAAAGGCGTATTCGCAACATTTGCCCAAACCGGACCAATACCCGCATGAACCGTCTGTGGTCCCGGCATGGCATCTGTGCTTTTGTCTACTGGGAACTTCACTTCTTCACCCTGACGGGTACTACCTGCACGGTCAAAGCCAGGTCCGTATTTGGAAGGACGCTCGTAACTGGCGCCATTGTCGGAAAGGAAGAGGATGATGGTATTATCCATCTCCCCTGTTTCCTCCAATTTATCCATCAACTTTCCAATTGTTTGATCCATTCTATCGATCATTGCTGCATGAACCGCCATCGCATGAGCATCCCATTCTTTGTTGGGGTTAGTTTCCCAATCCAGTTTTGGGAACATACGTGGCGAGAATTCTGCATTCTCTTTGCTGATCAGTCCCAGCTGTTGCATACGCTCATAGCGTTTTACCCTGATTGAGTCCCAACCAATTTTATATACGCTTTCATATTTCTTGATATCCTCCGGCAAAGCTTGCAATGGCCAGTGCGGGGCACAATGCGCCACATACAGGAAGAAGGGCTTATCGTCCTTGGCAAACTCGTCTACATAAGCGACTGCCGAATCTCCGATTGCATTCGTATGGTAATAGCCTTCCGGTACGCTTTCCACTTTCTCATCCCCATTCATCAAACTGAACGGATCAAAGTAATCCACCACTCCCCAGATATTACCATAATACTTTTCAAAACCACGAGCTGTCGGATAGGTAGACTTGTCTGAGAAATCCCCCAAATCTTTTTGGTGTGCTAGCCAAGCCAGTTGCTCATCTTTCTCTCTGCGCTCTGTAGGAGATACATGCCATTTACCCACCATACCTGTATGGTAACCAGCTCCCTTAAGTACCTCAGCCACCGTAACAGTATTTTCGGTCAGGTAGCCTCTGTAGCCCGGCTGTCCTGCATCCATCGTCATGCGACCGATACCAGCCTGATGCGGATAAAGTCCTGTCAGGAATGACGCCCTTGTCGGGCAGCAACGGGAGGTGTTATAAAACTGCGTGAAGCGGACACCTTCTCCCGCCAACTTGTCCAACGATGGAGTCTCAACTTCACCGCCAAAACAACCCAAGTCGGAGTAGCCCAAATCATCTGCCATAATCACGACAATATTCGGTCGCTTATCCCCTTCCGAATCCTGCGTGCTTGCCGTTCTGTTTCCCTGTGTTGCGCATCCTGCCATAAAAGGCAACAGCAGAAAAAAATAAAAGTAAGCTTTATAGTTCATAGAATGCTTTATTTAAAAATGTCTCAGTCAAATTGAGGTGGCGATATGCGCTACCATCCTTCACAAAAGTAAGCGCACCCATCCAATTCGACTTGCACTATTGTTTAAATGTCCTGCCTACACGTTATAATCAAACGTCATGTACACACTTTTAAACAAAAGTACCGGTTGTGAACATATATACATGGAAAAACCCACCAACTGAGCACTTAATCGCACTATTCTGACAGAAAGTTGAACGATAACGAAGGATTTTTTGGGTAGTAGAAATGAAAAAATGCTGGGATTGAACAGAATTGAGGGGGATGAATTTATGACAGCTGATAGTCTATCAGCATTGTATGTACATCACACACATATATTCAAAACCCCAAACTGAATTTGGTTTTAGCAGATATTAATGGTAGGATTGCCCCTCAAAAACAAAACACTCAGGAAAGTTATCAAAGATGTCTATGCACTATATCGTATGGAGGTTTTATTCATTTATCTCACAAAATGAATTGAAAGTAAAAGAAGAAGATATCGGATATGGAAGGTGGTTAGGGGGAGCTGTGTTTTCTATTTTCCCTTTTTTAAATTTAGTTGTTTTAAAAGTTTATCTAAAAAATGAGTTTGGGTTCACAACTATTCTAGATTCTATTAATAGTAGATGGGCAGGACTTATTATGTTGATGTCAGTTAATTTTTTTGTTCACTTTTTAATTGTGAAAAGGGATGATTTTATGACTAGGTATAAAAAGAAAGACCCTTTAAAAGGGTGGCTTATATTTTTGTATATAATCATTTCTATATTAACATTGGCTTTCTAACAACACTTAGCATTAATTAATGCCTAATTGATATTTAAAAGTATGATCCATAATATATTTACAATACTCCGTAAAGTTTTTTGAGTCTTGGCAATAAAAAAGCGAAAGCTTAATTTTGTGGTTCCTACACCCAAATAAAACTTTCGCTCATGAGCATCGAGATACTCACGGAACAAATATTGGATAAAATGCAGGGCTTACGCTGGGCCTCAGAAGAAATTTTTGATTCACCCCTTCACTACCACACTGATAATCAGTGGAATATATAATCTAACCAACATTGCCCGTTACAGTCAGTTGACTGAAACAACATTGAGAAATTGGTTCGGCAAAGGATTCAATTTCTTTACCTTTAATACCTTATTACTCTCTCACTGTCAAAAGCAAGAATGGGTAGTGGCATTTGATCCGAGTTTCCTTTCCAAATCAGGCACGGCTATTTCTAGTCTAGCTGTGCAGGAAGGGAAATGCATGGACTTGAGATTGCAGGTTTTGCAGCCATAGGCTTGGAAGATGAGACCGCTCTTCACTTGGAAGCAGAACAGACCGTGGGACATGGGGGTTATAGTACGCTATTAGTTATTATGCTTTTATGGTCAAACGCAAAGAAGAAGACCTCAAGCGTATTTCTAATATTTTGGTGGCAGATGCCTACTTTTCTCGCAAACCATTCGTGGATAAAGTGATTGAAAGCGGCTTGACATTGGTAAGCAAACTAGCCTCCAATGCGGTGCTGCGCTACCGATATACTGGAGAATAGGCCGCAAAAGGAAGACCTAAAGTCTACAGTAAAAAGGTGGATAAATTGCACCCTGACCTGCTACACTTCAAGTTAATTTCTGGTGAAATGGATGCAGTAAAAATCTATGAAGGGGTTGTCAAGCCTGGCCGGTCGCCTTCAAGCGCGCTACAGCTCTTTGCCAAATGCGTGACCCTGTATAAAACAAACAGGAAGGGCAAGATTAAAACAGAAGTATACTTCAGTACTGACACGAAAATGGATGGCATGAAGCTGCTTAGAATCTACAGACTCCGATTTTCTACAAAGATGGCAAACAGCATCTAGGACTCAATCAGTCACAAGTCAGGAGCAAAGAGAAGGTTCATTTTCATACTAATGCCAGCCTGACGGCGGTGAACTTGGCGAAGGTTTGTCATCACTTGAGTGTACCGATGGAAGAGAGAGGAACTTTCTCTTTGTCGGATATTAAGGCATTGGCTTTCAATGAGCATTTCCTTCAAAAAGTTTTTTTCAAGATTCGGAATAGATGCCCGAACCAATAAAAAATCAGCTGCCTATCGGGAGTTGATTGAATATGGCAAGATTGCCGCCTAAAAGTTTACGGAGTATTGCAATATACAACCAATTGAATAATGACAATTACAGAATTATATAACAAAATATATACTGACGAAACAACCAAAGAGTCCGGCAGGTTTATTGATATTTTCGAGACAAATAGACAAGTAATTGATCACGAGATTATAGATGGAGATAGTGAAATGCACTATAAAGTTATGCGATTAACCGCTGACTACGCACACCATCTGACTATGACCAAAGATTACAAAAAAGCCCTCCCAGTAATAAATAAGGCTATATATTTATTTCAAATACATTCAGGGTTTAAGGAAGTAGAATTGCTTAATATTGAATTCTATGAAACACTCCTGTTTGATTGCGTCATTGCTAATTTTTATCATAAAAAATTCAAAGAAGCAAACCGCTATTTGAGAAAACTAATTATCCAGTTCCCCGAAAAAGTCATCTATCACAATTGGTCTTCCACAATACGTATACACTCGACTCAAAAGCTAATAAATGTCCTTTGGTATGTAATAACAGTTGCAGCTGTAACTACTACATTGTTTGACGGCCAGTATCTAGGAGTTTTCCATGATATCATACTGTATATTGGTGTAACAGCTTTTGCAATAGCAATGTCAGCAGAAGTAATAAAGTTAATTATAAAGCAAAGAATTAAAGATGTACATTTCTGATAATGGTTTTTACAGTAATAAGGCAATGAATGCTACTTATTTGAATTAATTGAGAAAGCAAGGTCATAACATATTAGTTATTTATCTTTTACCTTTTCAAACCACAATGAGTCATTCTTGAAAAACCTACATTTTCCAGAATCGACTGTAATATAAGTCTTACAATACTAATTCAGGATGGCAATCTCTTCAGCCTCATAAGAAGATTATTCTATAAACCCATTCTGAAAGAAAGAAGGTATTGGAGGGGGTACAGTAAATAATGGAATTCCCAAGCTATCAGCTTTTAATTGTAGTCATGGCATCTAGTCCAAGAAAACAAAAGGTTTATCTCTTTCGCTTTTTCATCTTATCAAGTATTTCTTTATTTAGGCTTTTTGATCTGATCTAAAGGATGAATAGATATGAGTCTTTACAAATACTTTGAGTCACATTACAAGAGAATTGGTTACCTGCCTGTAACCACTGATACCATTTCAGAAATAAACGATGAAGCTTACAGACCTTATATCAAGGTACTTTTTCTTCCTGCCGGATATAAGGTTTCTGTAGACTTCAAGAAGTATGAGTCCAAACAACCATGTCTATTTTTCATCAACAGTAACCAGTACATTGAGCTTGAAGAAGCTGGAAAAGCCTCTGGACACTTTATATACTACAACCGTGATTTTTACTGCATTCAAATACATGATGCAGAAGTAGCTTGCGATGGACTTCTCTTCAACAATATCTATCAAATGCCGCAAACAACCTTAGATAAAGAAGCACGGCAAACCATTGAGTTTATCTTTAACCAAATTCAGCAAGAACTTGATTTAAATGATAGCTCACAGGAAGAAATGATACGTACCTATCTCAAACAACTTATTATAAGGGCTACACGGATATGGAAAAAGCAACAATTGAATACCCTCAATGAAGAACCAAGTGCTGAGCTTGAATTTTTTAGGGACTTTAGTAGACTCGTAGAAATCCATTATAAAACAAAACATACAGTGGCTGACTATGCGGACCTTCTTGGAGTTGCATCAAAAACACTTTCCAATAAATTTAAAAGATTAGGGTTACCTCAACCTAATGACATCATAAAAGATAGAATCATACTGGAAGCCAAAAGACTTCTGAGTTACACATCCATGAGTGTGAAAGAAATTGCCTATGAATTGGGTTATGAGGACCCTGCTTATTTCAACCGACTTTTTAGCAATAAGGTAGGTGAGACTCCTACATTTTTTAAGAAAAACTACCAGTGAGGGAAAAACATACAATCATAATGGACTTTTGTGCATTTATTTACCCTTAGCTATCCCATACCTTTGTTTCATCAATAAATTAAAAATGTAAACGCAAAGGTTATGAAACGTAAAGCACAAGCCGTTTGGAACGGTACAATCAAAGAAGGAAAAGGTCACCTAACTACTGCAAGCAAAGTATTGAACCAAACGCAATATTCGTTTAACAGCCGCTTTGCTGATGGCTTTGGAACCAACCCTGAAGAACTGTTGGCTGCTGCCCATGCAGGCTGTTTTACCATGAAACTGAGCTTGGACCTTTCCACTGCTGGTTACACCCCTGATACACTTACAACAGAATCCATCGTAACGCTACTAGATGGTAAAATCACCCAGTCCAAGTTGGTGCTAAATGCTCAGGTTCCTGGTATTTCAGATGAGGAATTTCAGCAGATAGCCAAAAATGCTGAAGCGACCTGTCCTGTAAGTCAAGCTTTCAGTTTTGAAATTCTACTCGAAGCCAACCTACAGCAGCAAAAGTAAAATCACCACCCCAACTATATTCTTATAACACTATGAAAACGATCAAATCAATCAGTCTAATAATAATTTCTGTAATACTCTCAATCTCAAATACGATGGCACAGAAACGATCATATAATGGAGAGAATGACCCACTGATCTTTACAGAAGTACAGTCATTCCTGAAAGCTCTTAACACAAGTGGAGGAAAGCCTTTACAAGAACTTTCTCCAAAGGACGCCCGTCAGGTATTGGTTGGCGCACAAAAATCTGTTGAAGTGGATTATTCTG is from Limibacter armeniacum and encodes:
- a CDS encoding helix-turn-helix domain-containing protein is translated as MSLYKYFESHYKRIGYLPVTTDTISEINDEAYRPYIKVLFLPAGYKVSVDFKKYESKQPCLFFINSNQYIELEEAGKASGHFIYYNRDFYCIQIHDAEVACDGLLFNNIYQMPQTTLDKEARQTIEFIFNQIQQELDLNDSSQEEMIRTYLKQLIIRATRIWKKQQLNTLNEEPSAELEFFRDFSRLVEIHYKTKHTVADYADLLGVASKTLSNKFKRLGLPQPNDIIKDRIILEAKRLLSYTSMSVKEIAYELGYEDPAYFNRLFSNKVGETPTFFKKNYQ
- a CDS encoding arylsulfatase; protein product: MNYKAYFYFFLLLPFMAGCATQGNRTASTQDSEGDKRPNIVVIMADDLGYSDLGCFGGEVETPSLDKLAGEGVRFTQFYNTSRCCPTRASFLTGLYPHQAGIGRMTMDAGQPGYRGYLTENTVTVAEVLKGAGYHTGMVGKWHVSPTERREKDEQLAWLAHQKDLGDFSDKSTYPTARGFEKYYGNIWGVVDYFDPFSLMNGDEKVESVPEGYYHTNAIGDSAVAYVDEFAKDDKPFFLYVAHCAPHWPLQALPEDIKKYESVYKIGWDSIRVKRYERMQQLGLISKENAEFSPRMFPKLDWETNPNKEWDAHAMAVHAAMIDRMDQTIGKLMDKLEETGEMDNTIILFLSDNGASYERPSKYGPGFDRAGSTRQGEEVKFPVDKSTDAMPGPQTVHAGIGPVWANVANTPFRYYKSKVFEGGIRTPMIMHWPKGITKQGGFEKQTGHVADLMATFVELAGTAYPTQLNGHNITPTVGTSLVPAIKGTGEVQRNTLFWEHFGSKAIRQGDWKLVMLDKKSDWELYNLAEDQTEMHNLAAKHPEKVEELAALWEQQAQAYQVYPMPQ
- a CDS encoding OsmC family protein; translation: MKRKAQAVWNGTIKEGKGHLTTASKVLNQTQYSFNSRFADGFGTNPEELLAAAHAGCFTMKLSLDLSTAGYTPDTLTTESIVTLLDGKITQSKLVLNAQVPGISDEEFQQIAKNAEATCPVSQAFSFEILLEANLQQQK